The following is a genomic window from Prunus persica cultivar Lovell chromosome G7, Prunus_persica_NCBIv2, whole genome shotgun sequence.
CAGGAAATTGGGATTTGGTGGTTTCAAAGAAGATCTTGTAGGGACATTTGTAATTCCCAAAGTAGGGATAAAGAATCAGCATGGATGTCAGTGCAAGTGCAGAAGAGAATACCTTTGTGTGTGTAGAATCTAGTAGGCATTGGCCACAAACCACCCCACCCTTCTTTATGGACATTTGGGGATATCCTTGGCTTCTTTTTGCGGCTTCCATGTTTTGTAAAAGTGCTTTTACCCAAggcattttcttcttgtttttatgAGAAAATTGAGAGAATCAGCAGCAAAGAATTTGGTAAAGGGCCCTCTGCATTCTCTGGAAACTGCACTAAGTGTACTTGGTTTCTTTGGCCACAGTACATAAGAGATGCAacaagaggaaaagaaaacaatcaaataagTTCTACAGCACCAAGTACCAAATAATTGAACTCCAACATGTCTATGAGTAAGGCTCCAATGATtcaaattttgggtttggtCGTACCCAAATAGTAATATTCTAAAGGAAAATGCAACTAAGATCAAATATTTCGAGCCGCTTCCgtgaaaaattcaaactttcttttttaatacttcaatcacataaaaatataaactttgaGATTCAATAGCTAAATACATGGCAATTGAATCATGAGCCGAGATCATAAAGAGCATACAAGTATACAAAGTGGATGTCATTGTAGGTGTCAAAtgagtgaagaagaagaaaagagtcaTGTGCTTTTAGGTGTGCCAACTAATATTATCTTTCCATGGTTTGATCTCAAGTCTCATATCTGGATGtggttttcttctctttggaTTTATATatgacaatatatatatatatatatatttatatttatatatattttaaaaaaacatttaaaacacCCAAATTTATACACCAGTCATATTTTATActgtatttcttttttctaatattATAACACttaaagaaaacccaagtaaATGACAAATAGTGTATCATATCCACCCACCATCTAATAATGCTAAATTAGTAGAAAGTTAAGTCTTTTTTTAGCAGTGTTTCTTTCATTTGATCCAAGACTTTTCTACAAGAGGCCTATGTCAGAATtagttatttgatttcataagACTCTGCCAGAATTTGACTCAGCAACAACCAATTTCTAACCATGTGTCTTCAAGCCAAGAAATAAGACAAAGTAGGCCCTTCTGAAGATTTCAACTTTTGTGAATTGCTTAACTTTGAGCAAATTGATGGTGCATAGAAGAAATTTGATTccctatatttttttcttctcacttGCTAATATCCAGTCATTCGGTTGCAAACGACAATGACTTTCattaaatgaaaattgttTCATAGGAAAACATCCAAATGGTTAAGAACTTAAAGAAAGTTGATGTTTGAAGTATATTTTAGAGAGGGGATAAGGAGAACAACACTTTCAGAAACAATGAAGGAAgagaaaattttatatattgattAAGATTATCGACCTGATAACGAGAGATTCACCTTAATCAGCGACTCATTGTCCGTACACATATCAATAATTTTCATGTAACGTAATCTTGTTCGGCAAGCTTCTATCAccatttgagagagagagagagaaaaaaaattgtataaaaTTAAGAGGTAGATAAAAATTGGTCATAGGTTTGGTCATTGGTGGTTGAGGAGACTTTTAGAGCTCGATGTCGATACTAAATGTGTGAAAAAACACATCATGGTCTTGTAGTTCATATTCACACTTGCCAACCGacataatcaatttctagTTTCTACCATCAATAATGTATTGGAGtgtagtttggtttggtgCTTTTAACTAAAATTAGTACATGTATTGAAATTAttgctctctttttttgttgcccACGTACCCTTTTACCATCTGCTGGGAAAGTGCAGTGCAGCTAACCCTACTTTTCcttgattaaaaaattatttttataaaataaataaataaataaaaaaaccgtTCTCAATGTTGTTTTCTAAGTAACATTTTAggatttttaaaaagcaaaacaaaataattaaagaaacaaaactgatGAAAGAAAGGCTAACAATTTTCTTTCTGGGAAAGCAATGGGTTCTTTATGAAAAAGGGTTTAAGCTTTTAATCCACCCAAACAAAGTCTTTGTTTCTAATTCATCAGAGGTTATGAAATTTTCAATACATCCACATCCaaatcatgtttttttttttccttttttttttctttttttttttccttctatgtTGCATCATTGTTAGGCTTTAGGCTTTAGGCTTTAGCTGGTGGGAGAAGTAATATTTTGGAACCCAGAGGTTTCCTCTGTCATGATAAGTGGGGCCAAGTGGGTGCAAGAGACGTGTCAATTAGACTTTTCCCATGTATCCATATTCAATCGGACGGTGGTGAAGAGTCTTGCTTTTCCAAACACTTTATTGAAGTCACAATCGGCCCATTCACATTCTAAATTCTAGTAtagaaagaaattttaaaaaatatgttattttctttaggCTTTTTGTCTTTCTGAGTTGATTAAGAAAAAGCAGTGAGCTTCACTTTTTGACTAAGCGAGCACAACACAACTGAGGGTCATGGATTAATACAATCGTACTCATTAAAACTcatttatattgtttttttatataaatgatattctattttaatttattttaaactacATAGAGGGGTATTCAAACTCGGATGTAAACACTGAAATTCACTTACATTAACAATGAAGATCGATGGCAGACAATattaatgatattttattaCATATATAACTATATATCTTGAAGCTAATGCCAATAGCGTATTACTTGGATCTGGTTTTGAAAAGAATTAGGGTTTGAGCAACAAGATCTTTCTTAGTGACTTGAGCCTCTATAGTTTATTGAATGgactttaattttgattagtTGTAAAATAAAGAAGATTAATAACTTGTTTTGAAACACTGAAACACATGAGGTTTTTGAGGAGAATTATGAAGAAAAGATATGAACCAACCATTGAGATAACATGTGGGTGAGCTCGACAAACAATTTGAAATCCTGTTTGTTGAATAAAGCCAAGCATAGAAAACGATTGGTCTTAACCCATCACACCATATGGGCATCTTAACTAGGACACATCATGCAGTgaacaaaaacccaacaaatttCATCTAAGTTATTTAGATCAAatcatataaataataaacccAATTAGTAGCTATAATTGATGAGCCTTGTCAAGTGACACATGATGACATAAGGTATTTGTGTAATTTAATTGGTTAATGCCCATGGTTATGATTGAGTAAtaagaaaaaccaaacaatGCCTTGGTACTGAAAATTGATGGGTCACCAATTTCCACTACCTTGCTACACTACCACCAAACAACTCAAAAGCAACCAAAaagttctttaaaaaataaaagttattGGTTAGTGCTGGTTAACGATTTATAATATTTGGTTCATTGTCGATTATTTGAttgttattataaatattaactTTAATAGACAGTTactcatataaaaaatagaaattcagAGTAATTTTGGAATGAGACCGTAATCTAAtattaaacattttttttacgcgaataaaaaactaattttcCTCATAATTAGTGAAAGTACTTTGAAATGTCCCTAAACACATTACACCTACTTTAGCATACTTGCTTTTCCACCATACATACATGATCACAtagatcatcatcatcttcattaaAAaccatgtaatatatataccCCCACACACATCCCCAACCAAAGCTCATTTACTAAAGGGTCAACTCTCAAACCCAACTCTAACTCAACTCCAACCgtccttcctctctctctctcagtctccCTCTCCACCTCCACCGCAAACTACCGCGGCCGCCGCCATGTCGTACAAGGACTGCGGCCAACACGGATACAACAAGCGGCGAAGGAGGTTTAAACGCTGCTGCGCCGGGCTCCTAATCTTCAACTTCATCCTGCTCGTCACCATCCTCATCGTGTGGGCCATCCTCCAGCCCTCCAAACCCCGCTTCATCCTCCAAGACGTCACCGTCTTCAACTTCAACAACTCCGTACCCAACGTCTTCTCCTCCAGCTTCCAGGTCACCGTCTCCTCCCGCAACCCCAACGACAAGATCGGCATCTACTACGACAGGCTCAACATCTACGCGACATACCGTAATCAGCAGATCACCTTCTCCACGCTCATCCCGCCGGTGTACCAGGGTCACAAGGACGTCAACGTCTGGTCGCCGTTCATCTACGGCACCGAAGTCCCCATCGCGCCGTACAATTCCCTGGCGCTGGACCAGGACAAGAATGCCGGGTCGGTTTTTTTGCTGCTGAAGATGGACGGCCGGGTGAGGTGGAAGGTCGGGACTTTTATCTCGGGCAGGTACCATTTCTACGTTCGGTGCCCCGCTTTTATCCCTTTGGGTCCGAAGAACAACGGGGTTGTGGTCGGAAATAACGCCATCAAGTACCAGCTGCTGCAGCATTGCAAAGTGAGCgtgtgaagaagaagatggacgGGAACTGGAGGCTAAATGTTACCGTTAAGACGCCGTTAgttcattttctttaatttttctcaaatttcttcttctttttttcttcttaatttgaaCTTTTAGTTGGAGTCTTTGCGTCTggttatataattatatatacgcTTTGGTGTTTTGAATTGTAAATTTTGCTATAGAATAAAAACGGAGGATTATGATACAACGTATAGCAAAATTGCAGTCGGTCGGTGGTGATTGATTttcaattgtataatttaaatttatagtttattttatataattcaaTAATCATGCAATTGGATACAGGTGGAGGTTGGGGtgtcattttctttcaatttatattttttttttctctcttctaataattttattttcttttggggaattacttaaataaattatgtcAATTTTGTATTCCTCAAGCTATATGGACATCATCCTTCCCCCTTCATCATTAATTTAGTTGTACCACTTAGCTGGAGAAGTCTTCGtcaacaatttaaaatttagaatcccactttttttttaattctctcACATGGGATgagtcttttttttctttttctttttttaaattttatagaaaagAGTTTAATTCGATTGGCATAAAAATGGCCAGAAGCTaaggaaaaggagaagaatatgAAACATACATTAATCCGTAGTAATGCAGTTATATTGAATGTGATGAAATGTTGCTTCCATTATTTACGAGTGGTCCCACTTGGGAAGGTTGGTGGATGGGGCCTACATGGGCTTCATGGGTTTATAAAAGAAACCTATAAATGATATTAGGGCAGGCAGGAAGAATCGAACTTAAAATCTTAGATGCATTGATAAATACTGTTAATTATTTTAGCTATAAATCTCCTACCGGATAAATGTGGCTAAAATTGGTGGAGCTGTAGTAGCTAGGGTGGGGATTATTAGGAATTTTGGATGCGTTGGTTTTggagtggagtttatttatcGTCTTCCACACGGTGGTGGTGGTCCTTTTCAACCCCCCCTCCTCTAAGTGAGAATTTGCTCTTTCTACCTACTAATAATGGAGAGATGGAAAGGGACTTTCATGAATAAAAGTTTTCAACATATGGCTCTCATAAAATGTGACATATTGTTGAGCTAAGGATATATAGAATAGAGTGAAGAGATAAAGAGTGGGGGGGTGGTCTGTGTCAAGCTCTGAAGCTCATCACATGATTGCGTGCACAATGAGTCAAAAGCAAGCAGACAGAATTATATTGTGCGCATTCATAAGATTTTGGTAGCATTTTGATGAGTTCAAAATTATTGGCATGATCAATTAAGATTAGGATCCAGAGGAGTTGGTGTGCATGTTGATTTTGAGTCATTTTGATCACAGCTGGCATGaacaattttaaataaataaataaaacatagcataaatgaaataaggttGAGATTTGAGAGGCCTGTCTCAAAGAGGGGAATTGGGCTGCCTGGCCATGAAACGCTTACAAAAACCATCAAAGTGAAAAATGAAGCaataacataaaacaaaattttcatgtttggtGGGTGGCTTTGGTAATATATTAGTTTGACATGGCGAACCGACTTCAAACCCTAAAAAGTCTAGGGAGTTGCCCTAATGCGACTTTCAGGTTAAAAGTAACATGGGGGGCATCTTATTAATTCCACAATGTCTAAACTATGGGAGGCTTCCTGGTTTTAGGACCAAAATATGTGAACAAAATAACTTCACATGCCAACAGCAACCCAACTGGTGACACACTTGTGACAAAATCTCATGACTCGGGAAGAAGAACATGTCCCAAGAAAGATAAGAAGATAAGTTCTAGCAGTActcaaataaaaccaaaataggATTCCATTTCTTCCCCAAAAAATAGTAGGTTCATGGCATGTTTATAGGGAGAAAACCCGTCCATATGCTTATGCGTATAATgaatttaagtgattttaaagTCCGTTTGGATGAGGGATTTAGGCTTCCATGAGATTTATAAATCTACATTGGCTAAATGCCTTGTTTGGCAAgttcaaaaaaagaaacttcaaAAATGACTTGGGATTTAAAGGAGGGATTTGTAAAGCCCAAATTCCATTATGAAATAACACCTAAACATGCATTACTTTGAAATTTCCACACTCGAACGCGACCAAAGCCAACGACAAAATAATTAGCCAAACAACGAATTTTACTAATCTCATCATTGTGAAGTCCCTCACCTTAAAATCCCATCACTTCAAAATCTCTTATCCAAACACAACCTTAAGcaattttctcaaaaattcatttaaaatcaCTTACTTAAAATGATTATTAACCTATCTAGAATCATTCACAAACAAACTCTTAATCTTGAAATCGGTTGCTATGGAAACCTTTTAACACTAATCAGTGCAGATAACAAATTACCTTTCGGAGTTTTGGGCTATACTGCCTTCTGCTTCAAGTTAGGCTTTGTGATCTCTAGGCCTCATGAAATTACACATGTGATCTGATGGGCCAAGTTGGGTCAGGCATGGATCCATGAAGATGCATCGGTTATCCCACGAgttctattttcttctctttgtttcGAAACCCTAAATTTAAAAGTCCACAAGTTAGGCCAGTTTTGATGAAAGAAAATCTAAACGCATCCATTTTAATCGTGTGATATTTTTCAGGACAGGTGGACTATACAGCGTTAAAATAGTCATACGAAGACAGAGATCACTACATGTCACATGTGATGATGTCAATGGTTTAGAATTGGCCGTAAAGAACTCTGAACAAGTCATCCACGAAAGCTTTATAGATAGACTTTGGCCATGCATAgtttatttaaaattcattgtCATATCTGTGGATTTGCATGAATTTCAATTCAACAGTGGAGAtggacattttcttttttttttggttttttttcggTATGTGCGTCAACACGGATTAGGTTGCTTAATTACAATGTCGTTTGGCGGTGACAAATCATATTACTAAATGTAAGAAAGGAAGTTAATTGAGctgggttttttgttttttcacaaaCAAAACGACAgaatgttttttaaaatatataaattttttgcaaAAGGTCAACACACCTAACTTAACGAACATAAAAAATGTATATCATGCTCGTATGTGTGTGAATTGAACTTACCAACAGCCCGCTTATTTGGTGTACTTTTACATGAGCATTGTAGGAGATGCAATTGAATATATGATGAAAATGTGAAACAAAAATGGATTAAGGTTAGAGTTATTGTACACATATAGGTGGCCTAATATAGTTTTataagtttcttttttatgtttttttaaaagctaGCCGTCACACATGGCCGTTAGAacgctttttttctttttccttttcaaatctttctttcatttgaaTTGTAAGTATGAAGTGTTTaagcttcttttttctttctggcaTTGTTCATCAAAATTAGCTTCATGAAAATGTCAACATGgttaacaaaatattgttaTTTAATCTCTTTGAAATCATaattcaagtgattaagagaAATTACTTTTGCATCCGTGATTGAGGAATTCAAACCCAAAttctaattaataaatatttagaATTGAAGTTACtgggttcttttttttcctttcaaaatttggtttggtattagtttttatatttaagaTTTGGTTCGGTGGAGGTATTAACTTTTGTAACCTCTTTGTCCTTTTGGGGTATAATTATGATTATGAAATTGAAGTACGATAGAAACAGAGGGAGGCAAAAGTCAAGCAAAGGCCAACGGAAACTACCAGGAACCACCTGCCTATCCCACACGCTGACGCTGAGTATTAAGTCCCTCGAAAGAGACTTCCTCGCAAAAACACTAAACACACCCCCCTTCCCACTTCTAAATCCGACCTTCTAAAGCAACCgcgtttttcattttccaatcCCACCCCCCACGCGGCCTTGCCGCATTCCTAATCCCACCCATATTCGCCCCTTATATATACCACACTTCACCTTCTTCATCTCTCATTCtttactctctctccctctaccCTTTTgcttataattataatttgatcTTTTCTCAATTCTCTCAGCCATGTCAGAGAAACAATCTCATTTGAACGGGGCCTACTACGGCCCCTCAATCCCACCCAAATCCCAAGCCTACCACCGCCATGGCCGTGGCAGCGACCCCCTCGGCTGCTGCTGCGGCTGCATCTTCAGCCTTATTTTCAAGCTCATTATGACCGCCGTCGTCATAGTGGGCCTGGCCTTTTTCATCTTCTGGCTCATAGTCCGCCCCAACCACATCAAGTTCCACGTCACCGAAGCCCACCTCACCCAATTCAACTTCTCCAATGACAGCACCCTCCACTACAACCTCGCCCTCAACCTCACCATCCGCAACCCCAACAAGAAGATCGGGGTCTACTACGACCGCATCGAGGCCAGGGCCATCTACGAGGACCAGAGGTTCAGCACGTACACCTCGACGACGCCCTTTTACCAAGGGCACAAGACAACGAACGTGGTGAACCCGGTGTTCCAGGGCCAGCAGGTGATCCCAGACACGAAAGTGCTCTCCGAGTACAATGAGCAGAAGAATAGTGGGGTTTACGAGATCGACGTCAAGCTTTACCTTCGGGTTCGATTCAAATTCGGCTTGATCAAGACCGGCAAGTTCAAGCCCAGGATTAAATGTGGGTTGAAGGTTCCTTTGACTCAGAATGGGAGCTCATCAGTTAGCACTTTCGAGACTACCAAGTGTGACGTTGATTACTTCAAATCAATCTAAGCTCCACAGCTTACCACTTCATATATCTTCTTGTTGATCCAGTCtcagattattatttttttactattcttttgtttttttgtttttgtgtttgtgttgaTCCAGTCTTAGATTATACACTAGAGAGATATATGAtttcttttgtgggttttgataCCTACTTACGTTACGCAtgttcataaataaaatagtgTGTTTAGTAGTTCGCCTTTTGCTTTCTATGATGGTTATAAAATTGATGCCtttagaaaaagataataaaaggACCACTTCAATTGGGGATGGCCTGCATTGACTAGTTTGAGGGAATACCAACCATTCACTCACATTCGCTCTCACGTTAGCTGTCTCTTTGGTCACTCATGGGTCACATGGGCGAGTTTTGCTGGAAGAGAAGACAACACATACAGTAACACTCCTCCTTGTTTGTACTCAAAAAAAGATGCTCCTTACCTTTCTGTCTTCAGGGACCGGATTGGATGACGTCGCTTAATTACAACTCCGTAAACGTAGATTGCTGGCTAACTAATCAATCACTTTGCAGAGCAGTTTGTCATTTGTGATGACTCCTTCAACGGAAATTACGTGTAGTAAGTAACTGGCAAAGAATGTGAAAAGCCGTTTGAAATCTTCACCCTCCTTATTGAATATTGAGGAACAATTTTCTGCTGCTATCACATTCATATTGGTCAAATTGCCTCTATGTCACACTGTTTGGTTCaatataaatgaataaaacaaGGTGTCAGCCAATGTGATCTTAGCTCAGCGGTAGAGTTTGTTGGCATACATGCAATTGGTCCGTGTTTTGATCCCCATGGTATTAATGCGTGTGAAAATATCAAGACCCCATTTGGTTCACGAAATGGATTTGAAGGGAAATCATTTCTCATGTCATTTCCCAGTGAATGGGAATGAAAGATTCATTTTccacgtttggtaatgtcgggaaagtaaccgggagatttcactttgttttctttcccatgtttgttttgagtaggaatgaaaaacaaagtttgtataattttccaattGTACCcgtattaaatcaaataaaaaaaagaatgcatttaatgatacgttgtaattataaattgttcatATGGACAAAATAGTCACGAAAATTGTGCATTGAATGTTAGCtcatttttccaaactttcccatgatgagggaaaacaaaacacaagttaagaggagggcttcactttcccccctACTTTTTCATGTGCCAGGCAATCATTTCCCATGcttggacttaccaaacatgggaaagcaattgaaTTCTCATTCCCAAGCCTCCTTTCCTATGAACCAAACAGAGTCTAAGTGTTAAGCATCGTTGGGGAAAACATATAAAACTAGACCTAGTTGGCAACAATATGTTCTTAAAACTAAGCACACACTAAACATCTAAACCCAACCCTACTGAGCAAGGGATGAGCCCAAATACCCTTGGTTGACCACGGCCACAACCCAAACTATTCATGAGGTTGGAACAAAAATGCAGGAAATAAGACCACCCATTTTATCCTATATCCAACCATGCAGTGGGAAAAGCCCAAATCATTGTTCTTCAACCTTGCCCAAATCAAATTATGACTAGGCCCAAAATGTATAATAATCTTAACCGAAAGAGTAAATATGGTATTGAGGAAcacttaattaaaatatatttcaaaGAAAAGTCTAAGGGTTCGTTTGAGAGTGATTTTGGATAGGCTAATAATCACTTTTATGGAGAACCACTTCTccatataatcactttaagtgattttattaaaatgattttataGAGAAGCACATGGGAGGTGCTTCTCCCCAGAATCACTTTAAATCACTAAAAGTGATTTTCTAAAGAAGCATGTTGGAGGTGCTTCTTCCCATAAATAATTTTGGCATATCTAGAATTACTTTCAAACGAGGCCTAAATCATATTTTCATCAAATTAATCACTCACAGCTTCTTCAGTTATAAGTTTCCTAAACATATTGAGGTGGATGAACATTTCATCAATGAAAAGATTGAGAACAAAATCATCTACCTACCCTTGGTGAAATCAAAAGATAAATTAGCAAATGTCTTGACTAAGGTTGTCTCCAGACGAGTGTTTCATGACTCTCTTATCAAGGTGGGTATTAGTGACATGTATACACCAACTTGAAGAGAAGTGTTCACGTGAGTTAACCTAACAAAttaaggagatttatttcctaagtCAATTATGTGATTTATttcctcttgtttttttttgttttttgtttttgtataatTAACAATCCTTGTATTATTGGGGAGATATTCttcaatttaattatgaatCATATTCCTTGTAAAGAACATATGTAAAATACTATATATCTCCTTacagagaagaaataaaatcatccaaaaatatttaaaccaTATTCGTCTTTTAACATACAAGTCCATTTTCTTTAGAAACAACAAATATATAGTTTACTATGCTATTAGTGGGAAAGCTTTTTGTTCGTCTTTATAGTTTTGTCACATAGAGTAAATAATTTATGTGTTATAAACGAGAGAGCTGATTTTCTCACTTCTATTTTGTACATtgcaaaaaatttgtaaattttgaTTGAGATGACAGCAAAACTACAGGTATTTACACCAACGTGTATTCATAGCTTAAATAATGCATATACAGAGTTGCATACTTTTGCTTTTCCATCCATTTCTGTACTAAAAGCATCAGCAATCAATGATCACCTAAACCGCTACACTTGCCATGCAACCACATTTATTGAAACCCAAAACACAATGCTACCGGTTGCcccaaaattaataattaaaaattaaaaattaaaaaaattaaaaaccagtAACACACCATCGCCCAATACTGTGCTTGCTAACATGGCAAGATCATCGCTTGACCCGACAACCCAAGCCCAGGACCCTACCCAGCCCCACAAATTAAAACGAGCTTCTTTATTACATGCTACAAGTCTCACGACCGGGAGAAGGCGACGGAGTATAGTACGGCGGCGAAGCACAAGGAGTCGAAAATGGCGTCGTCCCGTCGTCCACCTCTACACTCATCACCGTCACAGCTACGTCCAGCACCACCGTCGTCGCCGTCTTCACCTCTTTCTCCGCGCACGACGAGTGCGTCGTCGTCTCGGCGAAGTCCAGACCctttctctcctcctcctcctcgatCGTGAACAAAACCCTTGACGACACGCCGTACAGTGCCTGCTGCCACTTGAACACGTCGTCCACGTCAACGTCGACGCTTCTGTGGTGCTGTGAGTGAGGCGGGTTTTCGTGGGGCCCGATCCGGGTCTGAGACTGAGACTTCAGCCGGCGccggaggaggaagaagagctGGGTTGCTAGGGCTGCGAGAATGGCCGCAAACACTACAGTGAGCGCAGTCCCGAGCTTGCTAAGACCACCATTCATGTGTCCGTGCGTATAACTCAATGTCTACAAGTTGTTTGTGTAAATGACTCTCTGGGTTTTTTCAGTGTTTTAAGTTAACGGGTGGTTGACCGGCAACCGGTTGTTTACAGGGAAGGTAAAGCGAAGAAATGGGTTTGAAGAGATGGAAGGAAGTGTGGTTTAGCAGGTTGCCGGTGGATGAATGGATAAAGGTTTTGTAAAAAAGAGAGTGAGGGTGAACTAGGCGTGAAGGAAAACGATGTTTTTTCTTGGAAATGTGGGTGGGtggggtgaagaagaagaaatgtgGACAGGATCCGAGCAAGGAAATGTGTGATGGCGGTGGAGTCGAAGGAGTGCTGAGTTGGAGTTTGCATTGAAGTTTGAATTAATTTTGGCAGTTGAGTTTGGGGGCTTATCTGGTGTTTTGTAATTTGCTACCATTTATGATGTTGTGCAAACACCTAAAAGGCCGCAACTTCACGTTTTTTGGGATGCCAAAGGTCCTATAATTTTCTCCTATAATTcattatgatgagttttcaATTTCGTGCGTTTTTCTCATAAAACATCTCCGATGTTCATTAAATTATGAGATTTATAGGgaaatattttgatttttaagtTAGCAAATTTAGCTCTTTAATATAGACAAGCAAGTAGAATTTGAAGagcaaaatttgttttttgttttttgtttttaaacgaTATTGGAGTATAGAGAAATCGAATCTAGAACCTCGAATGCAAAGATAATTATTCTTAATCACTTAAACTAAAAGCAACTTGCAAAATTTGCTTCTCCGGTGGGGATCCTTTAGAAGTATCTCAGCAATTGGCGTGAGAAATAATCACTTGGGCCTTTACATTTCAACAAGTCTGCTGGAGAGCTGTACTTGGGCTGGTTGAACCAGACAACAAAATAGCAACCTGATCTTTATTCAATTGAACCCAATTGCTCACAAATATTTTGTTCGGCTTTTTCATATCATCTTGGGCCTACTTCATTCCAATGCAATTGAATGGGAACAGTTCATATTCATCAACAACAGTGCTTGAAGGCAACCgacattattattttcttcaagtaaaatataat
Proteins encoded in this region:
- the LOC18769575 gene encoding uncharacterized protein LOC18769575; amino-acid sequence: MNGGLSKLGTALTVVFAAILAALATQLFFLLRRRLKSQSQTRIGPHENPPHSQHHRSVDVDVDDVFKWQQALYGVSSRVLFTIEEEEERKGLDFAETTTHSSCAEKEVKTATTVVLDVAVTVMSVEVDDGTTPFSTPCASPPYYTPSPSPGRETCSM
- the LOC18769583 gene encoding NDR1/HIN1-like protein 1, which encodes MSYKDCGQHGYNKRRRRFKRCCAGLLIFNFILLVTILIVWAILQPSKPRFILQDVTVFNFNNSVPNVFSSSFQVTVSSRNPNDKIGIYYDRLNIYATYRNQQITFSTLIPPVYQGHKDVNVWSPFIYGTEVPIAPYNSLALDQDKNAGSVFLLLKMDGRVRWKVGTFISGRYHFYVRCPAFIPLGPKNNGVVVGNNAIKYQLLQHCKVSV
- the LOC18769622 gene encoding NDR1/HIN1-like protein 3 yields the protein MSEKQSHLNGAYYGPSIPPKSQAYHRHGRGSDPLGCCCGCIFSLIFKLIMTAVVIVGLAFFIFWLIVRPNHIKFHVTEAHLTQFNFSNDSTLHYNLALNLTIRNPNKKIGVYYDRIEARAIYEDQRFSTYTSTTPFYQGHKTTNVVNPVFQGQQVIPDTKVLSEYNEQKNSGVYEIDVKLYLRVRFKFGLIKTGKFKPRIKCGLKVPLTQNGSSSVSTFETTKCDVDYFKSI